Below is a genomic region from Mycobacteriales bacterium.
TTCAGCAACTCAGGCTCGGCCGCGCAGCGACGGAAGCACTTCTTCGGCGAGGAACTTGATACCGCCCTCCTGGTCGGGACCGATCTGGGAGACATAGACCTCGTCGAAACCGGCGTCGACGTAGGAGCGAATCAGCTTCGCGGCCGGCTCGGGATCGGGCCCGCACGGGAAGGTCTCCGCGACCTGGTCAGGCGTGACGGCCTCGCCGAGCGTCTCGAACTCGGTCCACGACAGCAGATCCTGGGCGCTCTGCCCACCAACGGCCTCGTGGCCCCAGAGCCGGTACGCCGTCTTCGCCGCGTCATCCGCCGAGCCGGCCCAGCAGATCTTGAGACCGCCCTGGACCGAGCCCCTTCCGCCGGCGTCCCGGTATGCCTTGACCAGATCGCCGTCGGGCTGCACGTTGATATAGCCATCACCAACCGCTGCGGCGAGCTTTGCCGACTCCGGCCCGAAGCCAGATACGAGGATCGACGGCAGCTGCTCCGGAAGCGAGAAAACCCGTGCCGCGTCGACGACGTAGTGCGCGCCGCGATGGGTGAGGGTCTCGCCGGACCAGAGCCGACGAACGATCTCGATCGCCTCGGCCAGTCGCTCGCGTCGAATCTCTGCCGGCGGCCACAAGCCGCCGAGAATGTGCTCGTTCAGCCGCTCTCCGGTGCCGACCC
It encodes:
- a CDS encoding TIGR03557 family F420-dependent LLM class oxidoreductase, whose amino-acid sequence is MTEFGYFLSAEELSPAELVRAAHLAEDAGFDRIWISDHYHPWTREQGESAFVWTILGAIAAQTELRMTTAVTCPTDRIHPAVIAQAAATVASVAPGRFTLGVGTGERLNEHILGGLWPPAEIRRERLAEAIEIVRRLWSGETLTHRGAHYVVDAARVFSLPEQLPSILVSGFGPESAKLAAAVGDGYINVQPDGDLVKAYRDAGGRGSVQGGLKICWAGSADDAAKTAYRLWGHEAVGGQSAQDLLSWTEFETLGEAVTPDQVAETFPCGPDPEPAAKLIRSYVDAGFDEVYVSQIGPDQEGGIKFLAEEVLPSLRGRA